In Tenacibaculum pacificus, a single window of DNA contains:
- a CDS encoding rhomboid family intramembrane serine protease produces the protein MKTDTQLKYSNSVFLIPFIFVISIWFIYWIEITFGFNFNKFGILPREITGLKGVLTSPFIHGDTGHLFNNSVPLFVLCASLFYFYRGVALKILIFGGLFTGFLTWVIARESYHIGASGIVYLLFSFVFFSGIIKKQYRLVAVSLIMIFLYGSMIWYVLPIKDGISWEGHLSGFITGVLLAVFYRKKGVIKEKFVFSKTAFDELFDEQGNYVPPIIEEEEEGSHQENKEMESENKVAKIDVPKVLKINYIISK, from the coding sequence ATGAAAACAGATACTCAATTAAAATATTCGAACAGCGTTTTTTTAATACCATTTATTTTTGTCATTTCAATATGGTTTATATATTGGATAGAAATTACTTTTGGTTTCAATTTTAATAAATTCGGAATTTTACCAAGAGAAATAACAGGTTTAAAAGGAGTTTTAACCTCGCCTTTTATTCATGGTGACACAGGACATTTGTTTAATAATTCAGTGCCTTTATTTGTCCTTTGTGCAAGTTTGTTTTATTTCTACAGAGGTGTTGCCTTAAAAATATTGATTTTTGGTGGGTTATTTACAGGGTTTTTAACTTGGGTAATTGCTCGTGAATCCTATCATATTGGCGCAAGTGGTATTGTTTATTTACTTTTTAGTTTTGTCTTTTTCAGCGGAATTATTAAAAAACAATATCGACTTGTAGCGGTTTCCTTAATTATGATTTTTTTATACGGAAGTATGATTTGGTACGTGTTACCAATTAAAGACGGTATTTCGTGGGAAGGGCATTTATCAGGGTTTATTACAGGGGTTTTATTGGCTGTTTTTTATCGAAAAAAAGGTGTGATAAAAGAAAAATTTGTATTTTCTAAAACAGCTTTTGATGAACTATTTGATGAGCAAGGAAATTATGTACCGCCAATTATCGAAGAAGAAGAGGAGGGAAGTCATCAAGAAAACAAAGAAATGGAATCTGAAAATAAAGTAGCTAAAATTGATGTGCCGAAAGTTTTAAAAATCAATTATATTATTTCAAAGTGA
- a CDS encoding SusC/RagA family TonB-linked outer membrane protein produces MKTKFNRVLILFFMVLIHVTFAQEKKISGIISDETGPLPGVNIIKKGTTLGVESDFDGKYSIKANTGDILIFSFVGMKTTEKTVGSSNSVNVIMTSENVLDEIVITALGIKRDKKSIGYAQQSVKGEDLNRTLEADVSNALAGKVAGVQLIGAPSAGFKSAKVRLRGSTNVLYIVDNIKLNDLSSINTEDIKDISTLKGLAATALYGPDGQNGVVIVTTKKAKNGQAQITVNSGFTIDQVTNLMETQNEYGGGYSQEWDTFSYDPAIHPSSWASFNGQKTPTYKSDESWGPKLDGTPVRHWDSWIEGDPEFGKLRPWSSQPDNIKNFYRAGTTQRTSLTALKGGDDYNVKVQITHTDRESVVPNSDRKTTQAAFNVDYDINKNLNVFGNFNYQNRKTNNDLTENYGNVFSNMNQWWQRQIDIDRVRKYKRNGKIVSWNINGPTDTSPKYWDSPFFDIYENTSANERNTSFGKIGFNYNLTNDLSVVTEARTHFTSHKYHDQTGWGNLDGQAAYGEYEFTRSKDEYFAMLNYQTKINDNFDVTANIGTEISNYKLESTDINSIGGLTTKDFYSLDTSVDKPTIENVKEYTKNKAVFAKASAGYKNTVYLDGSYRLDWNSTANPNLNIVKTFSLSSSFIFSKVLPQNNILSFGKLRAGYAEAPAFPDVYSLNQTYDTEISYGNTGSQSIPNALNNINLTGGVKNEFEIGTELQFLNNRIGLDVSYFFKTDKELPVELDLDPSTGNESVFANSGKQTYKGLEIAINATPVRTENFTWNTSINFATLKREVKELALGINNKYLAAYSFDTNYWGNESMINMQERVGQEWGAIYGRKIKTNADGKKVINSDGSYVTEENQYLGNHLPDFTGGFTNTFSYKNFDLSVGIDFQKGGKYFSMTEMFSKASGNSISTVGDNAAGNPVRDPLNGTHPQKLVDGKLKDVTTIVYANSANSNTGGTLVNGVDATTGNDVSYYKDLNTDGWDKFTIGDEFLYDASYVKLRSISLSYNLPKLALDKIGISSGKIGVYANNVWLIYSEVSYIDPSELESPTSTGNDGHSFIEGGQAPSSRAIGINFQFSF; encoded by the coding sequence ATGAAAACAAAATTTAACAGAGTTTTAATACTCTTTTTTATGGTACTTATTCATGTTACATTTGCACAAGAAAAAAAAATATCAGGAATTATTTCTGATGAAACCGGTCCTCTACCCGGAGTTAACATCATAAAAAAAGGTACTACACTTGGTGTCGAGTCTGATTTTGATGGAAAATACTCTATTAAAGCTAACACAGGAGATATACTTATTTTTAGTTTTGTAGGTATGAAAACCACCGAAAAGACAGTAGGAAGTTCAAATTCAGTAAATGTAATAATGACAAGTGAAAATGTGCTTGATGAAATTGTTATTACTGCCCTAGGGATAAAAAGAGATAAAAAATCAATAGGATACGCACAACAATCTGTAAAAGGAGAAGATCTTAATAGAACATTAGAAGCAGATGTTTCTAATGCTTTAGCAGGAAAGGTTGCTGGTGTACAATTAATAGGTGCACCAAGTGCTGGTTTTAAATCTGCAAAAGTTAGATTAAGAGGTAGTACAAATGTTTTATATATTGTTGATAATATTAAGTTAAACGACTTAAGTAGTATCAATACTGAAGATATTAAAGATATATCAACACTTAAAGGGCTTGCTGCAACTGCACTATATGGACCTGATGGTCAAAATGGTGTTGTTATTGTTACAACTAAAAAAGCAAAAAATGGTCAAGCACAAATCACTGTAAATTCAGGATTTACAATAGATCAGGTAACTAACTTAATGGAAACTCAAAATGAATATGGAGGTGGTTATTCGCAAGAATGGGACACATTTAGCTATGATCCAGCAATACACCCTTCTTCATGGGCTAGTTTTAATGGACAAAAAACACCTACTTATAAATCTGATGAATCATGGGGACCAAAATTAGATGGAACACCTGTTAGACATTGGGATAGTTGGATTGAAGGAGATCCTGAATTTGGTAAATTAAGACCTTGGTCTTCACAACCTGATAATATTAAAAATTTTTATAGAGCAGGAACAACTCAAAGAACAAGTTTAACAGCATTAAAAGGTGGCGATGACTACAATGTAAAAGTACAAATAACACATACTGATAGAGAAAGTGTAGTACCTAACTCTGATAGAAAAACAACACAAGCTGCTTTTAATGTAGACTATGATATCAATAAAAATTTAAATGTTTTCGGAAATTTTAATTATCAAAATAGAAAAACAAACAACGATTTAACAGAAAACTATGGAAATGTTTTCTCTAATATGAATCAGTGGTGGCAAAGACAAATAGATATTGATAGAGTTAGAAAATATAAAAGAAATGGAAAAATTGTATCGTGGAATATAAATGGACCAACAGATACATCTCCAAAATATTGGGATTCTCCTTTTTTTGATATTTATGAGAATACTAGTGCAAACGAAAGAAACACTTCTTTTGGAAAGATTGGTTTTAATTACAACTTAACTAATGATCTTTCTGTAGTAACAGAAGCAAGAACTCATTTTACTTCTCATAAATATCATGACCAAACAGGTTGGGGTAATTTAGATGGGCAAGCTGCATATGGTGAATATGAATTTACTAGATCTAAAGATGAGTATTTTGCAATGTTAAACTATCAAACGAAAATTAATGATAATTTTGATGTTACAGCGAACATTGGTACTGAAATATCTAACTACAAGCTAGAAAGCACTGATATTAATAGTATTGGAGGACTGACTACTAAAGATTTTTACAGTTTAGATACATCTGTTGATAAACCAACAATAGAAAACGTAAAAGAATACACGAAAAATAAAGCTGTCTTTGCAAAGGCATCTGCGGGTTATAAAAACACTGTTTATTTAGACGGAAGTTATAGACTAGATTGGAACTCTACAGCAAACCCTAACTTAAATATAGTTAAAACCTTTTCATTATCTTCTAGTTTTATTTTTTCTAAAGTATTACCTCAAAATAATATTTTATCATTTGGTAAATTAAGAGCTGGTTATGCTGAAGCACCTGCTTTTCCAGACGTATATAGCCTTAATCAAACTTATGATACAGAAATTAGTTATGGTAACACAGGTAGTCAATCTATTCCAAATGCCTTAAATAATATTAATTTAACAGGAGGTGTTAAAAATGAATTTGAAATTGGTACTGAACTACAATTTTTAAATAATAGAATTGGATTAGACGTATCTTACTTTTTCAAAACAGATAAAGAACTTCCTGTAGAGTTAGATTTAGATCCATCTACTGGTAACGAATCAGTTTTTGCAAATAGTGGAAAACAAACATACAAAGGATTAGAAATAGCCATAAATGCTACTCCTGTGAGAACAGAAAATTTCACATGGAATACCTCAATTAACTTTGCTACTTTAAAAAGAGAAGTTAAAGAATTAGCATTAGGTATTAATAATAAATATTTAGCCGCATATAGTTTTGACACCAATTACTGGGGTAATGAATCTATGATTAACATGCAAGAACGTGTTGGTCAAGAATGGGGAGCTATATATGGAAGAAAAATTAAAACAAATGCTGACGGTAAAAAAGTTATCAATAGTGATGGTAGCTATGTTACTGAAGAAAATCAATATTTAGGAAATCATTTACCTGATTTTACAGGAGGATTTACAAATACATTCTCTTATAAAAACTTCGACTTATCTGTTGGAATTGATTTTCAAAAAGGAGGTAAATATTTCTCAATGACTGAAATGTTTAGTAAAGCTTCAGGAAACAGCATAAGTACAGTTGGAGATAACGCAGCAGGAAACCCTGTAAGAGACCCATTAAACGGAACACATCCACAAAAACTAGTAGACGGTAAATTAAAAGACGTAACTACTATTGTATATGCTAATAGTGCAAATTCAAATACTGGTGGTACTTTAGTTAATGGTGTAGATGCTACAACAGGAAACGATGTTTCATACTATAAAGACTTAAATACTGATGGATGGGATAAATTTACAATTGGTGATGAATTTCTTTATGATGCATCTTATGTAAAACTTAGAAGTATCTCTTTATCTTATAACTTACCTAAATTAGCTTTAGACAAAATTGGTATCTCTAGTGGTAAAATTGGAGTATACGCAAATAATGTATGGTTAATTTATTCAGAAGTTAGTTATATTGATCCTTCTGAATTAGAATCTCCTACTTCAACAGGTAACGATGGTCATAGTTTTATTGAAGGAGGTCAAGCACCTAGTTCTAGAGCTATAGGTATCAACTTCCAATTTTCTTTCTAA
- the rpsG gene encoding 30S ribosomal protein S7: MRKRKAKKRVLLPDPRFNDQLVTRFVNNLMWDGKKSVAFKVFYDAIDIVNEKKTDEEKSALEIWKDGLSNVMPHVEVRSRRVGGATFQIPMQIRPDRKVSMAIKWMITYTRKRNEKTMAQRLAAEILAAAKEEGAAVKKRTDTHKMAEANKAFSHFRF; encoded by the coding sequence ATGAGAAAAAGAAAAGCGAAAAAAAGAGTTCTTTTACCAGATCCAAGGTTTAATGACCAATTGGTAACACGTTTTGTGAATAACTTAATGTGGGATGGTAAAAAATCTGTGGCTTTTAAAGTATTTTATGATGCAATAGACATCGTAAACGAAAAGAAAACTGACGAAGAGAAGTCAGCTTTAGAGATTTGGAAAGATGGTTTATCTAATGTTATGCCACATGTAGAGGTTCGTTCTCGTCGTGTTGGTGGAGCTACATTCCAGATTCCTATGCAAATTCGCCCAGATCGTAAAGTATCTATGGCAATTAAATGGATGATCACTTATACGCGTAAGCGTAATGAGAAGACAATGGCACAGCGTTTAGCTGCTGAAATTTTAGCTGCAGCTAAAGAAGAAGGAGCCGCTGTTAAGAAGCGTACTGATACGCATAAAATGGCTGAAGCTAACAAAGCATTCTCACACTTTAGATTCTAA
- the rlmB gene encoding 23S rRNA (guanosine(2251)-2'-O)-methyltransferase RlmB, with protein sequence MEENTTIFGIRAIIEAIESEASINKVYLQKGLRGELFFELDKLLRKNKVSISVVPTEKLDRLSKHSNHQGAVARISPVDFHDLETLIETTLESDKTPLFLLLDQVSDVRNFGAIIRTAECTGVNGIIIQRSGSAPVNAETIKTSAGAAFKIPICKVDHIKDAMFQLQAENIKLVAATEKTEDSVFDVDFNQPIAIVMGSEHKGVSNSVLKMVDYKAKLPLLGDIESLNVSVACGVFLYETIRQRQ encoded by the coding sequence ATGGAAGAAAACACTACTATATTTGGTATTAGAGCAATTATTGAAGCTATTGAAAGTGAAGCTTCAATTAATAAAGTATATTTACAAAAAGGACTTCGTGGAGAATTATTTTTTGAATTAGACAAATTATTAAGAAAAAACAAAGTTTCAATAAGTGTTGTACCTACTGAAAAATTAGATAGATTATCTAAACACAGTAATCATCAAGGAGCTGTTGCTAGAATTTCTCCTGTTGATTTTCATGATTTAGAAACTTTAATTGAAACTACTTTAGAATCTGACAAAACACCTTTATTTTTATTATTAGACCAAGTATCTGATGTTAGAAACTTTGGTGCTATTATTAGAACTGCTGAATGTACTGGAGTAAACGGTATTATTATCCAAAGAAGTGGTAGTGCTCCTGTAAATGCTGAAACAATTAAAACATCGGCAGGTGCAGCTTTTAAAATCCCTATTTGTAAAGTTGACCATATTAAAGATGCTATGTTTCAATTACAAGCTGAAAATATAAAATTAGTTGCCGCTACCGAGAAAACAGAAGACTCTGTTTTTGATGTTGATTTTAATCAGCCAATTGCTATTGTAATGGGTTCTGAACACAAAGGTGTTAGTAACTCTGTATTAAAAATGGTAGACTATAAAGCCAAATTACCTTTACTTGGTGATATTGAATCTTTAAATGTTTCTGTTGCTTGTGGAGTTTTTCTTTATGAAACTATCAGACAAAGACAATAA
- a CDS encoding replication-associated recombination protein A: MNQPLAERIRPQNLSDYISQQHLVGENGILTNHIKQGIIPSLILWGPPGIGKTTLANIIANESGRPFYTLSAISSGVKDVREIIEKAKKSGGLFSQKNPILFIDEIHRFSKSQQDSLLGAVEKGWVTLIGATTENPSFEVIPALLSRCQVYILNSFHKNDLIALLHRAMKKDTFIADKKITLKETDALLQVSGGDARKLLNIFELLVAPEIEVEITNELVLSKIQKNTVRYDKTGEQHYDIASAFIKSIRGSDPNAAVYWLARMIEGGEDVKFIARRMLIAASEDIGNANPTAFIMANNTFQSVSVIGYPESRIILSQCAIYLANSPKSNASYIAIGEAQNLVKTTGDLPIPLHLRNAPTKLMKDLNYGKDYAYSHNYSGNFVSQEFLPDEIKNTKLYEPGNNTRENQFRELLKQRWKDKYKY; this comes from the coding sequence ATGAATCAACCTTTGGCAGAAAGAATACGTCCGCAGAACCTATCCGATTATATAAGTCAACAACATTTAGTTGGCGAAAACGGAATTTTAACCAATCATATTAAACAAGGAATAATTCCTTCGTTAATTCTTTGGGGACCTCCCGGAATTGGAAAAACAACCTTAGCAAATATTATTGCAAATGAATCGGGTCGTCCTTTTTATACGTTAAGCGCTATAAGTTCTGGCGTAAAAGATGTTCGTGAAATAATTGAAAAAGCTAAAAAAAGTGGGGGTTTATTTAGTCAAAAAAATCCTATTTTATTTATTGATGAAATTCATCGCTTTAGCAAATCGCAACAAGACTCTTTACTTGGAGCTGTTGAAAAAGGTTGGGTAACCTTAATTGGTGCAACTACCGAAAACCCAAGTTTTGAAGTAATACCTGCACTACTCTCTCGTTGTCAGGTATATATTTTAAATTCTTTTCATAAAAATGATTTAATCGCGCTTTTACATAGAGCGATGAAAAAAGATACATTTATTGCTGATAAAAAAATTACCTTAAAAGAAACCGATGCTTTATTACAAGTTTCTGGTGGCGATGCTCGTAAACTTTTAAATATTTTTGAATTATTAGTTGCCCCTGAAATAGAAGTTGAAATTACTAATGAACTTGTTTTATCAAAAATTCAAAAAAACACAGTTCGATATGATAAAACAGGCGAACAACATTATGATATTGCTTCAGCTTTCATAAAATCGATACGAGGAAGCGACCCAAATGCAGCAGTTTATTGGTTAGCAAGAATGATTGAAGGCGGTGAAGATGTAAAATTTATTGCTCGTAGAATGCTTATTGCAGCTTCCGAAGATATTGGAAATGCAAATCCAACAGCTTTTATTATGGCAAATAACACGTTTCAATCTGTTTCTGTAATTGGATATCCTGAATCGAGAATTATTTTAAGTCAGTGTGCTATTTATTTGGCAAACTCTCCAAAAAGTAACGCTTCTTATATAGCTATTGGTGAAGCTCAAAATTTAGTAAAGACAACTGGCGACTTACCCATTCCACTACATTTAAGAAATGCTCCGACAAAATTAATGAAAGATTTAAATTACGGAAAAGACTATGCCTATTCACATAATTATTCAGGAAATTTTGTGAGTCAAGAATTTTTACCCGATGAAATTAAAAACACCAAATTATACGAACCTGGTAATAATACACGTGAAAATCAATTTAGAGAATTACTTAAACAACGTTGGAAGGATAAATATAAGTATTAA
- a CDS encoding SusD/RagB family nutrient-binding outer membrane lipoprotein, whose translation MKKFFKIGFIITTTIISFTSCNDVDFGDINNDPTKATIASTAALLTEAEKYFGTYATDTAPNLYVQYLANGDYNDQSRYLGLNFSYNDEYADVLVNLNKIIELCNDPLTKVDAATNGSLNNQKAVSKIMRAFMYWSMTDRWGMLPYTESLKETENKFPKYDTQEDIYKGCFAEIDDALAIIDSGNAPKGDILLGGSMDRWKKFANTLRVVMALRISKQVSSPTGYAAVEFNKGITGAITSNADNIYYTFLSDDSNDNPWQDRFESRKDYVLANTFVNSLIGSGTSTTPEDPRLEKYGEKSSNTLVYAGGIYGAKNNTADFSFITSNIINESTAPAMLFVYSQIEFAKAEAVLLGWYTGNTSTFYNKAIQASMDQWDVNITDAATYISNHPYTSLNDIANQKQVALFMQGYEAWAEWRRYKALGVAPALTIISNPINGTGIPQRHAYPGSAPTLNLDEYNNAVSIQGADDLDTVLWWAK comes from the coding sequence ATGAAAAAATTCTTTAAAATAGGATTTATAATTACCACCACTATCATTTCTTTTACTTCATGTAATGATGTAGATTTTGGCGATATAAATAATGACCCTACAAAAGCAACCATTGCATCTACAGCTGCATTACTTACCGAAGCAGAAAAATATTTTGGAACTTACGCTACTGATACAGCACCAAATTTATATGTCCAATATTTAGCTAATGGAGATTATAATGATCAATCTAGATACTTAGGTTTAAATTTTAGCTATAATGATGAATATGCTGATGTTTTAGTTAATTTAAATAAAATTATTGAATTATGTAATGATCCTTTAACGAAAGTTGATGCGGCAACCAATGGTTCATTAAATAACCAAAAAGCTGTATCTAAAATAATGAGAGCTTTTATGTATTGGAGTATGACCGATAGATGGGGAATGTTACCTTATACCGAATCTCTAAAAGAAACTGAAAATAAATTTCCAAAATATGATACACAAGAAGATATATACAAAGGATGTTTTGCTGAAATAGATGATGCCTTAGCTATTATAGATTCAGGAAATGCACCTAAAGGAGATATATTACTTGGAGGAAGCATGGATAGATGGAAAAAGTTTGCAAACACTCTTAGAGTTGTTATGGCATTAAGAATATCGAAACAAGTTTCTTCTCCAACAGGATATGCTGCTGTAGAATTTAACAAAGGTATTACAGGTGCAATTACATCTAATGCTGACAACATTTATTATACTTTTCTTTCTGATGATAGTAATGATAATCCATGGCAAGATCGTTTTGAAAGTAGAAAAGATTATGTATTAGCTAATACATTTGTTAATTCATTAATCGGTTCAGGTACTTCAACGACCCCTGAAGATCCTAGATTAGAAAAGTATGGTGAAAAATCATCAAATACTTTAGTTTACGCAGGAGGTATATATGGTGCTAAAAATAACACTGCTGATTTCTCTTTCATTACAAGTAATATTATTAATGAAAGTACTGCTCCAGCTATGCTTTTCGTTTACTCACAAATTGAATTTGCAAAAGCAGAAGCTGTCCTTTTAGGATGGTATACAGGAAATACAAGTACTTTTTATAATAAAGCTATTCAAGCATCAATGGACCAATGGGATGTAAATATTACTGATGCTGCAACATATATCAGTAACCACCCTTATACAAGCCTTAATGATATCGCAAACCAAAAACAAGTTGCTTTATTTATGCAAGGTTATGAAGCATGGGCAGAATGGAGAAGATATAAAGCTTTAGGAGTTGCACCTGCTTTAACTATTATTTCTAACCCTATAAACGGAACAGGGATACCACAAAGACATGCATATCCTGGTAGTGCACCTACTTTAAACTTGGATGAATACAATAATGCTGTTTCAATTCAAGGTGCTGATGACTTAGACACTGTATTATGGTGGGCTAAATAA
- a CDS encoding YjjG family noncanonical pyrimidine nucleotidase, protein MDVKHIFFDLDHTLWDFDKNSKLTFQQIFQEQNIKLNIDDFLKVYMPVNLKYWKLYREDKISKSDLRFNRLKEVFDALNYKVTPNLIHLISDLYIKYLSTYNHLFDNTVEILKYLQQKYELHIITNGFEEIQNKKLQNSGIANYFNQIITSESIGLKKPNSKVFEFALDKVKTVPENAIMIGDSYEADVLGALNSGMLAIHFTSEIKENSGVLTINNLINLKDYL, encoded by the coding sequence ATGGATGTTAAACATATTTTTTTTGATTTAGATCATACTCTGTGGGATTTTGATAAAAATTCAAAATTAACTTTTCAACAAATTTTTCAAGAACAAAATATTAAACTTAATATAGATGATTTTTTAAAAGTTTATATGCCTGTAAATTTAAAATACTGGAAATTATATAGAGAAGATAAAATTTCTAAATCAGATTTAAGATTTAATAGATTAAAAGAAGTTTTTGATGCTTTAAATTATAAAGTAACACCTAATTTAATTCATTTAATTTCAGATTTGTACATAAAATATCTTTCAACTTATAATCATTTATTTGACAATACTGTTGAGATTTTAAAATATTTACAGCAAAAATATGAACTACATATCATAACAAATGGTTTTGAAGAAATTCAAAATAAAAAATTGCAAAATTCAGGAATTGCTAATTACTTTAATCAAATAATAACATCAGAAAGCATAGGGTTAAAAAAACCAAATTCCAAAGTTTTTGAATTTGCATTAGATAAAGTTAAAACTGTACCAGAAAACGCAATAATGATAGGTGATAGTTATGAAGCAGATGTTTTAGGAGCATTAAATTCAGGGATGTTAGCAATTCATTTTACATCAGAAATAAAAGAGAATTCAGGAGTATTGACTATTAATAATTTAATTAATTTAAAAGATTATTTATAA
- the rpsL gene encoding 30S ribosomal protein S12: protein MPTIQQLVRKGRTKITKKSKSAALQACPQRRGVCTRVYTTTPKKPNSAMRKVARVRLTNGNEINAYIPGEGHNLQEHSIVLVRGGRVKDLPGVKYHVVRGALDTAGVEGRTQRRSKYGAKRPKK, encoded by the coding sequence ATGCCAACTATTCAACAATTAGTTCGTAAAGGAAGAACCAAAATAACTAAGAAGAGTAAATCGGCTGCATTACAAGCTTGTCCTCAAAGACGTGGAGTTTGTACGCGTGTGTATACCACTACACCTAAAAAACCTAACTCAGCAATGCGTAAGGTAGCAAGGGTAAGATTAACAAATGGTAACGAAATTAACGCGTATATTCCAGGTGAAGGACACAACTTGCAAGAGCACTCGATAGTATTAGTTAGAGGTGGAAGGGTAAAAGATTTGCCAGGTGTTAAGTATCACGTAGTACGTGGTGCGTTAGATACTGCAGGAGTTGAGGGTAGAACTCAACGTAGGTCTAAGTACGGTGCAAAACGCCCAAAGAAGTAA